One part of the Streptomyces ferrugineus genome encodes these proteins:
- a CDS encoding LacI family DNA-binding transcriptional regulator: MTATAPRPTLEAVAARAGVSRATVSRVVNGGDGVREPLVERVRKAVEELGYVPNQAARSLVTRRHDAIAVVVAEPETRVFADPFFALQLRGISKELTAHDNQLVLLLTEGRDDHARVGRYLAGGHVDGALVFSLHLDDPLPELIQRAGVPTVFGGRPDWSGDRRGVVYVDSDNRGGARDAVRHLAGLGRTRIAHITGALDQTSAVDRLDGYRDVMVDADPRLIVEGDFTPAGGERAMRELLARCPDLDAVFAANDLSAAGALRVLREAGRRVPDDVAVVGFDDMLPVAEQTEPSLTTIRQDIEEMGRLMARLLLRGLERDAAELGIGAAPSSVVLPTTLVRRASA; this comes from the coding sequence GTGACCGCTACCGCCCCGCGCCCCACCCTGGAGGCCGTCGCCGCACGGGCCGGGGTCTCGCGGGCCACCGTCTCGCGCGTCGTCAACGGCGGGGACGGGGTCAGGGAGCCGCTGGTCGAGCGGGTGCGCAAGGCCGTGGAGGAACTCGGGTACGTGCCCAACCAGGCCGCCCGCAGCCTGGTGACCCGGCGGCACGACGCCATCGCCGTCGTCGTCGCCGAACCCGAGACCCGGGTCTTCGCCGACCCCTTCTTCGCCCTCCAACTCCGGGGCATCAGCAAGGAGCTGACGGCCCATGACAATCAGCTCGTGCTGCTGCTCACGGAGGGGCGCGACGACCACGCCCGCGTCGGGCGCTACCTGGCCGGCGGGCATGTCGACGGGGCGCTCGTCTTCTCACTGCACCTCGACGACCCGCTGCCCGAGCTGATCCAGCGCGCCGGAGTGCCCACGGTGTTCGGCGGACGGCCCGACTGGAGCGGCGACCGGCGAGGCGTGGTCTACGTCGACAGCGACAACCGGGGTGGCGCCCGCGACGCCGTACGGCATCTCGCCGGCCTCGGCCGCACGCGCATCGCCCACATCACCGGCGCCCTCGACCAGACTTCGGCCGTGGACCGGCTCGACGGATACCGGGACGTCATGGTCGACGCCGATCCGCGGCTGATCGTCGAGGGCGACTTCACACCGGCCGGCGGGGAGCGGGCGATGCGTGAGCTGCTCGCGCGCTGCCCGGACCTGGACGCCGTGTTCGCCGCCAACGACCTCTCCGCGGCGGGGGCGCTGCGGGTGCTGCGGGAGGCCGGGCGGCGGGTGCCGGACGATGTCGCCGTGGTCGGGTTCGACGACATGCTTCCGGTGGCGGAGCAGACCGAGCCGTCGCTGACGACGATCCGTCAGGACATCGAGGAGATGGGCCGGTTGATGGCCCGGCTGCTGCTGCGGGGGCTGGAGCGGGATGCCGCCGAGCTGGGGATCGGGGCCGCGCCGTCCAGTGTGGTGCTGCCGACGACGCTGGTGCGGCGCGCATCGGCGTAG
- a CDS encoding multicopper oxidase domain-containing protein produces MDRRSFDRRGFNRRVLLGGATVATSLSLTSVPEAMGADTQARTAPAGGEVRHLKLYAEKLADGQLGYGLEKGKASIPGPLIELNEGDTLHIEFENTMDVPVSLHVHGLDYEITSDGTKLNKSDVAPGGTRTYTWRTHAPGRRKDGTWRAGSAGYWHYHDHVVGTEHGTGGIRKGLYGPVIVRRKGDVLPDATHTIVFNDMLINNKPAHSGPNFEATVGDRVEFVMITHGEYYHTFHMHGHRWADNRTGMLTGPDDPSQVIDNKIVGPADSFGFQVIAGEGVGAGAWMYHCHVQSHSDMGMVGLFLVKKADGTIPGYDPHEH; encoded by the coding sequence ATGGACAGACGCAGCTTCGACAGACGCGGCTTCAACCGGCGTGTGCTGCTGGGTGGCGCGACGGTCGCGACATCGTTGTCGCTGACATCGGTACCCGAGGCCATGGGCGCCGACACACAGGCGAGGACCGCCCCGGCCGGCGGCGAGGTCAGACACCTCAAGCTGTACGCCGAGAAGCTCGCCGACGGACAACTGGGCTACGGCCTCGAGAAGGGCAAGGCGTCGATCCCCGGCCCGCTGATCGAGCTGAACGAAGGCGACACCCTGCACATCGAGTTCGAGAACACGATGGACGTCCCGGTGAGCCTGCACGTCCACGGCCTCGACTACGAGATCACCAGCGACGGCACCAAGCTGAACAAGAGCGACGTCGCGCCCGGCGGCACCCGCACCTACACCTGGCGCACCCACGCCCCCGGCCGCCGCAAGGACGGCACCTGGCGGGCGGGCAGCGCCGGCTACTGGCACTACCACGACCATGTCGTCGGCACGGAGCACGGCACGGGCGGCATCCGCAAGGGGCTGTACGGGCCGGTGATCGTCCGCCGCAAGGGCGACGTCCTCCCCGACGCGACCCACACGATCGTCTTCAACGACATGCTCATCAACAACAAGCCCGCGCACAGCGGCCCGAACTTCGAGGCCACGGTGGGCGATCGCGTCGAGTTCGTGATGATCACCCACGGCGAGTACTACCACACCTTCCATATGCACGGACACCGCTGGGCGGACAACCGCACCGGCATGCTCACCGGCCCCGACGACCCCAGCCAGGTCATCGACAACAAGATCGTGGGCCCGGCGGACTCGTTCGGCTTCCAGGTGATCGCGGGGGAGGGGGTCGGGGCCGGGGCGTGGATGTACCACTGCCATGTCCAGAGCCACTCCGACATGGGGATGGTGGGGCTGTTCCTGGTGAAGAAGGCGGACGGGACGATTCCCGGGTACGACCCGCACGAGCACTGA
- a CDS encoding OmpL47-type beta-barrel domain-containing protein, producing MWAALLAALLMVLGLQSLPATGQPQPQPQAAAEQVLTWTAGDDITKYTSAPATAVAGATTIVFENSTATGNTTGMPHTLTFDTSDPEFNNDVQLNILANPNDDQGGRHTAEVTLTPGRYRYYCTIPGHGQMQGILVVTEGSGEDTTAPEASARVSGTQNSQGQYVGSASVAIQATDEEGGSGVDRVEYAVGDAGAWTAYTTPVVVDQVGDHKIRYRALDKAGNVSAEKNVTFTVVPPPTDDTAPPQTSATVSGEQDPDGAYIDMATVTVSASDTGSGVNTIEYAIGDGAWQAYTAPVMVHEVGSHTVRYRATDKAGNVAAEKSVRFTVVASPEPDTTPPVTGVTVEGTKNSDGAYIGNAKVTVSATDEHGSGVERIEYSIDSGPYLAYDAPVVVDRAGTHTLAYRATDKAGNTSAARTVTFTVVSSQVPAPNCAEFDERLTVIVGTVDSGVPNRITNSRCRINELIEDEKEWTSQALFLKHVKTVLDKLLREGVVDQREYNAIRKAARQSGIGKPGQTEGYRTILDGSAESFARWQQVGGGSFAPNGDGSITSGTTKAGLGMLWFPERKYGDFSLKLQWRDDAPGTGNANSGVFVRFPWVHDHPEESRPEWVAIKYGHEVQVLDRPDGDMYKTGSVYGFDRVGLAGAGVTQKGTWNDYEIRVVDQHYSVYRNGVLINEFDNIGGQDFVPPRSDDPGTDGRRFASGYIGLQVHGTTDVVSYRDIRIKEL from the coding sequence ATGTGGGCGGCCTTGCTGGCCGCACTGCTCATGGTGCTCGGACTGCAGTCGCTGCCCGCGACCGGACAGCCGCAGCCCCAGCCACAGGCGGCCGCCGAGCAGGTCCTCACCTGGACGGCCGGCGACGACATCACGAAGTACACCTCGGCGCCCGCGACAGCGGTGGCGGGCGCGACGACGATCGTCTTCGAGAACAGCACGGCGACCGGCAACACCACCGGAATGCCGCACACGTTGACCTTCGACACCTCCGACCCCGAGTTCAACAACGACGTCCAGCTCAACATCCTCGCCAACCCGAACGACGACCAGGGCGGCCGCCACACCGCCGAGGTCACGCTCACGCCCGGCCGCTACCGCTACTACTGCACCATCCCCGGCCACGGCCAGATGCAGGGCATCCTGGTGGTGACCGAGGGCAGCGGCGAGGACACCACGGCGCCCGAGGCGTCGGCGCGGGTGAGCGGAACGCAGAACTCACAGGGGCAGTACGTCGGTTCGGCGAGCGTGGCGATCCAGGCCACCGACGAGGAGGGCGGCTCCGGGGTCGACCGCGTCGAGTACGCGGTCGGTGACGCGGGCGCCTGGACGGCGTACACCACCCCGGTCGTCGTCGACCAGGTCGGCGATCACAAGATCCGCTACCGCGCCCTGGACAAGGCGGGGAACGTCTCGGCGGAGAAGAACGTCACGTTCACGGTCGTCCCGCCGCCGACCGACGACACGGCACCGCCTCAGACGTCGGCGACGGTCAGCGGGGAGCAGGACCCGGACGGGGCGTACATCGACATGGCGACCGTCACCGTGTCCGCCTCCGACACCGGTTCCGGCGTCAACACCATCGAGTACGCGATCGGCGACGGTGCCTGGCAGGCGTACACCGCGCCCGTGATGGTGCACGAGGTCGGCAGCCACACGGTGCGCTACCGGGCCACCGACAAGGCGGGCAATGTGGCGGCCGAGAAGAGCGTGCGGTTCACGGTCGTGGCGTCGCCCGAGCCGGACACGACCCCGCCGGTGACCGGTGTGACCGTCGAGGGCACCAAGAACTCCGACGGGGCGTACATCGGCAACGCCAAGGTGACCGTCTCGGCGACCGACGAGCACGGCTCCGGTGTCGAGCGGATCGAGTACTCGATCGACAGCGGTCCGTACCTGGCGTACGACGCGCCGGTGGTCGTCGACCGCGCGGGCACGCACACCCTGGCCTACCGGGCCACCGACAAGGCGGGGAACACCTCCGCGGCCCGCACGGTGACCTTCACGGTCGTCTCGAGTCAGGTCCCGGCGCCCAACTGTGCGGAGTTCGACGAGCGATTGACGGTGATCGTCGGCACGGTCGACTCGGGTGTGCCGAACCGGATCACCAACAGCCGGTGCCGGATCAACGAGTTGATCGAGGACGAGAAGGAGTGGACGTCCCAGGCGCTGTTCCTCAAGCATGTGAAGACGGTCCTGGACAAGCTGCTCAGGGAAGGCGTCGTCGACCAGCGCGAGTACAACGCCATCCGCAAGGCCGCCCGTCAGTCCGGGATCGGCAAGCCCGGGCAGACCGAGGGCTACCGGACGATCCTCGACGGCAGCGCGGAGTCGTTCGCCAGGTGGCAGCAGGTGGGCGGCGGTTCGTTCGCGCCGAACGGCGACGGCTCGATCACCTCGGGCACCACGAAGGCCGGGCTGGGCATGCTCTGGTTCCCCGAGCGGAAGTACGGCGACTTCTCGCTCAAGCTCCAGTGGCGTGACGACGCTCCGGGCACCGGCAACGCCAACTCCGGTGTGTTCGTCCGCTTCCCGTGGGTCCACGACCACCCCGAGGAGTCGCGTCCGGAGTGGGTCGCCATCAAGTACGGGCACGAGGTGCAGGTGCTCGACCGGCCCGACGGCGACATGTACAAGACGGGGTCGGTCTACGGCTTCGACCGGGTGGGGCTCGCCGGTGCCGGCGTCACCCAGAAGGGCACGTGGAACGACTACGAGATCCGGGTGGTCGACCAGCACTACTCGGTCTACCGCAACGGCGTGCTGATCAACGAGTTCGACAACATCGGCGGCCAGGACTTCGTCCCGCCCCGCTCGGACGACCCGGGCACGGACGGGCGGCGGTTCGCCTCCGGCTACATCGGGCTCCAGGTGCACGGCACGACGGATGTGGTCTCGTACCGGGACATCCGGATCAAGGAGCTGTAG
- a CDS encoding ThuA domain-containing protein: MRLRGLSTRRQTWVATVTAGIVAAGLMSAPAADARPAPEPSLTTMSIKSPPGGANVRVLIFYGSAAAGDESPLVNAGIEAIEKIGLSGPADQRFKTEATNDASVFTNETKLGRFNSIVFLTGGGDVLDPEQEAGLEAYMEAGGGFVGIHDAARAEPYSDWFTGLVGARPAAGGPTTAQRAVVEVGDRTHPATKELPLQWKRPDKWLNWAKNPSGDVHTVARVRESSYQPGSSANGWDHPMSWCRDYDGGRSFYTGMGGTVSSYDETDFRSHLRGALLWTTRLAQADCKATITGNYQAERLTQPNQPGRNDQIGEPHGLVTAPDGRVLYIGRGGADSSQPVVTDWNDPDIGKGKGEIHVYDPKTKKVTLAGALTVFGNKGGGDELIKVEEGLLGIELDPRFEENGWVYLHYTPHSRINRDTRMAERRVSRFTLDLATNKLDLGSEKVLLDWPVQIHSCCHAGGGMTWDSKGNLYIATGDNNSSRFSDGYSGNNPEPNYKGVSFADARRTAGNTNNLNGKILRIHPEPDGTYTLPEGNLFTGEETDEGGGKTRGEIYVMGVRNPARIFVDRRTDILYAGWVGPDAPAPSTTWGPAKYDTFAVITKASNRGWPYCMGNKQPYRDRNLPDPSKPLGWYDCDHPKNESPNNDGLVNLPPVTGNNIWYSPQGGAPDFPRDANGVPSYQQEEATYGLPWLKGGGQAAMNGPVYRYDATSTSGTKWPAYWDGKWFVGDFYDADQPRNAVLTDPKTHGDGGLPVHSESLKKIVPVGNDGIKNLMDWKFGPDGALYVLDYGRGFFTSDAKSALWRVTYTGGGPTPAADQLARGAR, encoded by the coding sequence ATGCGCTTACGAGGGTTGAGCACGAGAAGACAGACCTGGGTGGCCACCGTGACCGCCGGGATCGTCGCGGCCGGACTGATGTCGGCTCCGGCCGCCGACGCGCGCCCTGCTCCGGAACCATCCCTGACAACGATGTCCATCAAGTCGCCCCCGGGCGGCGCGAATGTACGGGTGCTCATCTTCTACGGGTCCGCGGCCGCCGGCGACGAGTCGCCGCTGGTGAACGCCGGTATCGAGGCGATCGAGAAGATCGGCCTGTCGGGCCCGGCCGATCAGCGCTTCAAGACCGAGGCCACGAACGACGCGTCGGTGTTCACCAATGAGACGAAGCTGGGCCGATTCAATTCCATCGTGTTCCTGACCGGTGGCGGCGACGTCCTCGACCCCGAGCAGGAGGCGGGTCTTGAGGCCTACATGGAGGCGGGCGGCGGTTTCGTCGGCATCCATGACGCGGCCCGCGCCGAGCCGTACTCGGACTGGTTCACCGGCCTGGTCGGCGCCCGCCCGGCGGCCGGCGGCCCGACGACCGCGCAACGGGCCGTCGTCGAGGTCGGCGACCGAACGCATCCGGCCACCAAGGAGCTGCCGCTGCAGTGGAAGCGGCCGGACAAGTGGCTGAACTGGGCGAAGAACCCCTCGGGTGACGTCCATACGGTCGCCCGGGTCCGGGAGTCCTCGTATCAGCCGGGTTCGAGCGCCAACGGCTGGGACCACCCGATGAGTTGGTGCCGGGACTACGACGGCGGCCGCTCCTTCTACACCGGCATGGGCGGCACCGTGTCGTCGTACGACGAGACCGACTTCCGTAGCCATCTGCGCGGCGCCCTGCTGTGGACGACCCGGCTGGCACAGGCCGACTGCAAGGCCACCATCACCGGCAACTACCAGGCCGAGCGCCTCACCCAGCCCAACCAGCCCGGCCGGAACGACCAGATCGGCGAGCCGCACGGCCTGGTCACCGCCCCGGACGGGCGGGTGCTCTACATCGGCCGGGGCGGTGCCGACTCCTCCCAGCCGGTGGTCACCGACTGGAACGACCCGGACATCGGCAAGGGCAAGGGCGAGATCCACGTCTACGACCCGAAGACCAAGAAGGTCACCCTGGCGGGGGCGTTGACGGTCTTCGGCAACAAGGGCGGCGGCGACGAGCTGATCAAGGTCGAGGAGGGGCTCCTCGGCATCGAGCTGGACCCGCGCTTCGAGGAGAACGGGTGGGTGTATCTGCACTACACCCCGCACTCGCGGATCAACCGCGACACACGGATGGCCGAGCGGCGCGTCTCCCGCTTCACGCTCGACCTCGCCACCAACAAGCTGGACCTGGGCAGTGAGAAGGTGCTGCTCGACTGGCCGGTGCAGATCCACAGCTGCTGCCACGCGGGCGGCGGGATGACCTGGGACTCGAAGGGCAACCTGTACATCGCGACCGGCGACAACAACTCCAGCCGCTTCAGCGACGGTTACTCGGGCAACAACCCCGAGCCGAACTACAAGGGCGTCTCCTTCGCCGACGCGCGCCGCACCGCCGGCAACACCAACAACCTCAACGGCAAGATCCTGCGCATCCACCCGGAGCCGGACGGGACGTACACGCTCCCGGAGGGCAACCTCTTCACCGGCGAGGAGACCGACGAGGGCGGCGGCAAGACGCGCGGCGAGATCTATGTGATGGGCGTCAGGAACCCGGCGCGCATCTTCGTCGACCGGCGGACCGACATCCTCTACGCGGGCTGGGTCGGCCCGGACGCCCCGGCGCCCTCGACGACCTGGGGTCCGGCCAAGTACGACACCTTCGCCGTCATCACCAAGGCGAGCAACCGGGGCTGGCCGTACTGCATGGGCAACAAGCAGCCCTACCGGGACCGCAATCTGCCGGATCCGAGCAAGCCGCTGGGCTGGTACGACTGCGACCACCCGAAGAACGAGTCGCCGAACAACGACGGCCTGGTCAACCTTCCGCCGGTCACCGGCAACAACATCTGGTACTCGCCCCAGGGCGGCGCCCCGGACTTCCCGCGCGACGCCAACGGCGTGCCGTCGTACCAGCAGGAGGAGGCCACCTACGGGCTGCCGTGGCTCAAGGGCGGCGGCCAGGCCGCGATGAACGGGCCGGTCTACCGGTACGACGCGACGAGCACCAGCGGGACCAAGTGGCCGGCCTACTGGGACGGCAAGTGGTTCGTCGGTGACTTCTACGACGCCGACCAGCCGCGCAACGCGGTGCTCACCGACCCGAAGACGCACGGCGACGGCGGTCTGCCGGTCCACTCGGAGTCGCTGAAGAAGATCGTGCCGGTCGGCAACGACGGCATCAAGAACCTCATGGACTGGAAGTTCGGTCCGGACGGCGCGCTGTACGTGCTCGACTACGGGCGGGGCTTCTTCACCTCGGACGCCAAGTCGGCACTGTGGCGGGTCACTTACACCGGTGGCGGGCCGACCCCGGCCGCCGACCAGCTCGCGAGGGGGGCGCGGTGA